A single genomic interval of Salinarchaeum sp. IM2453 harbors:
- a CDS encoding biotin transporter BioY: MSHSNEEVALVSDQVVKRFTLAAALAALTGVLAQVSIPIPLSPAPISFQVIPVYFAGILLGPVWGAGSVLLYIVAGALGAPIFSNASAGLGVILGPTGGYIIAYFFAAIAIGLIVHRGTETQPLSSVSVWTQAIALVIALAIIYGVGVPWLKFAAGFEWTEAIITGAAVFLPGDIIKIIAVLGIITGSTRLQVR; this comes from the coding sequence ATGAGTCACAGCAACGAGGAGGTTGCTCTTGTTTCTGATCAGGTTGTGAAGCGGTTCACGCTTGCAGCGGCATTAGCAGCATTGACTGGCGTGTTAGCACAAGTCTCGATTCCGATTCCGCTTTCCCCAGCACCAATATCGTTTCAGGTCATTCCTGTATACTTTGCAGGTATTTTGCTTGGGCCGGTCTGGGGAGCAGGATCGGTACTCCTCTATATTGTCGCAGGAGCGCTGGGAGCACCGATATTTTCAAATGCATCAGCAGGTCTTGGAGTTATTCTTGGACCAACTGGAGGTTACATCATCGCGTATTTCTTTGCGGCGATAGCGATCGGGCTTATTGTTCACAGAGGTACGGAGACACAACCACTTTCGTCGGTATCGGTTTGGACACAGGCAATCGCGCTTGTCATTGCGTTGGCGATCATATATGGAGTTGGAGTACCATGGCTAAAATTTGCTGCAGGGTTCGAGTGGACTGAGGCAATAATCACGGGGGCGGCAGTTTTCCTACCGGGAGACATCATCAAAATTATTGCCGTACTTGGCATTATCACCGGTAGTACTAGGTTACAAGTACGATAA
- a CDS encoding permease, which produces MIAERHWNIIAESGSYFIDLAIVLVPLFIGASFLVGLAKEYLPPERVESILRAHDGGVGNAAAAGLGAVTPFCSCSTVPILAGLLGAGAPLGLSFSFLLASPIVNWIAILLLLGLFGASITIAYIMLALTTAVIGGIIIGRLDLEKYVKDVKITTQDREITTDGGTNNSTIETNSSKTHKTRITKAGKGALSFFWDTLPYLIVGMGIGALIHGAVPQDILQQVAGPDNPLATPIAAVVGAPVYIGMSGMLPIASSLFDQGIPIGTVMAFVIGGAGVSIPNLILLNKLFDRRLLAIYAGIVLTIGITIGVTFNTVFH; this is translated from the coding sequence ATGATTGCTGAAAGACACTGGAATATAATAGCAGAGTCTGGCAGCTATTTCATTGACCTTGCTATCGTACTCGTTCCGTTATTTATCGGTGCTTCGTTTCTTGTTGGATTAGCAAAAGAGTACCTTCCTCCAGAGCGGGTAGAATCCATCCTGCGTGCACATGATGGAGGGGTAGGAAATGCTGCAGCCGCTGGGCTTGGAGCGGTAACACCGTTCTGCTCATGCTCGACGGTCCCAATTTTAGCAGGCTTACTAGGTGCCGGAGCACCGCTCGGACTGTCATTTTCTTTTTTGCTTGCCTCTCCAATTGTAAATTGGATTGCTATCTTGCTACTACTGGGGCTGTTTGGAGCAAGTATAACAATTGCATACATTATGCTTGCATTAACGACGGCTGTCATTGGTGGCATAATTATTGGACGGCTGGACTTGGAAAAGTACGTGAAAGATGTGAAGATAACTACGCAAGATAGAGAGATCACGACAGACGGAGGAACAAATAACTCAACAATAGAGACGAATAGCAGCAAGACACATAAAACACGGATCACAAAGGCTGGGAAAGGAGCACTCTCTTTTTTCTGGGACACCCTTCCATATCTGATTGTCGGAATGGGAATCGGAGCGCTCATACATGGGGCGGTTCCGCAGGACATCTTACAGCAGGTCGCCGGACCGGATAATCCACTTGCAACACCAATTGCAGCGGTTGTTGGGGCACCGGTATACATTGGAATGAGCGGGATGTTACCGATTGCTTCTTCACTGTTCGATCAAGGCATTCCAATTGGAACAGTGATGGCGTTTGTGATTGGAGGAGCTGGCGTCAGTATTCCAAACTTAATTCTCCTGAACAAACTGTTTGACCGTCGGTTACTTGCGATATACGCAGGGATAGTACTGACAATTGGTATTACGATCGGTGTGACGTTCAATACTGTATTCCATTGA
- a CDS encoding Hsp20/alpha crystallin family protein, translating into MSTNPFDELENLLEQLEEGFDFPSLETLSVDMLDQGDKYVVKADLPGYDPSDIDITYSDGQLTITGERDEESIEEVDGTYLRRERRRQSASRTVTVPGEIDEDGIEANHSRGVLSVTLPRTEAEEERQIEIE; encoded by the coding sequence ATGTCAACGAACCCGTTCGATGAACTCGAAAACTTGCTAGAACAGCTGGAAGAAGGCTTTGATTTCCCATCCTTAGAGACACTTTCCGTCGATATGCTTGATCAAGGTGATAAGTACGTCGTCAAGGCAGACCTTCCCGGCTATGACCCAAGTGATATTGATATCACATACTCTGATGGTCAACTTACTATCACCGGCGAACGAGATGAAGAATCCATTGAAGAAGTCGATGGAACATATCTACGCCGAGAGCGTCGTCGTCAATCGGCTAGCCGAACTGTAACAGTTCCGGGTGAAATTGATGAAGACGGTATTGAAGCAAATCACTCCCGAGGCGTGCTTTCGGTAACGCTACCGAGAACAGAGGCGGAAGAAGAGCGACAAATCGAAATTGAGTAA
- a CDS encoding ornithine cyclodeaminase family protein, whose amino-acid sequence MHTRILDSDAVAEAADIAEITSAVEDAFGAYQRNDVLMPAKSYIDLPQYNGDFRSMPAYVEAESWDAASIKWVNVHPDNPEKFDLPTVMGTVIYSDPETAFPLALMDGTELTLMRTGAAAGVATDYLAVEDARTLGIIGAGVQAYSQLAAIASVRPIEEVVIVDVDDERVNAFIEAHQDEFTVREGSPADAASCDVLSTVTPVEDPIVKREMVGEHTHINAMGADAEGKQEHEVATLKDAKLVIDDYEQCTHSGEINTGWHTGELTDSDIDAEIGEIVTGEKTGREEHDTITVFDSTGLAIQDVAAAHVVYEAAEEQDTGMEFELINPERTQV is encoded by the coding sequence ATGCACACTCGAATACTTGATAGTGATGCTGTTGCTGAAGCAGCCGATATAGCAGAAATCACCAGTGCTGTTGAAGATGCATTCGGGGCATATCAGCGCAATGATGTGCTCATGCCTGCCAAAAGTTACATCGATTTGCCACAGTACAACGGGGATTTTCGATCAATGCCGGCATACGTTGAGGCCGAGTCATGGGATGCAGCGTCGATTAAGTGGGTAAATGTCCATCCCGATAATCCAGAAAAATTTGATCTTCCAACTGTGATGGGAACGGTCATATATTCTGATCCTGAAACAGCATTCCCTCTTGCGCTCATGGATGGAACAGAGTTGACATTGATGCGTACTGGTGCTGCCGCTGGTGTCGCAACAGACTATCTTGCAGTTGAGGATGCTCGGACGTTAGGTATAATCGGAGCTGGAGTGCAGGCATACTCACAACTTGCAGCGATTGCCTCGGTTCGCCCAATTGAAGAAGTAGTCATTGTTGATGTCGATGACGAACGGGTCAATGCATTTATTGAAGCACACCAAGACGAGTTTACCGTACGGGAAGGATCGCCAGCAGACGCAGCTAGCTGCGATGTCTTGTCTACGGTAACACCAGTAGAAGATCCAATTGTAAAACGAGAGATGGTTGGAGAACATACACACATCAATGCCATGGGTGCAGATGCGGAAGGAAAACAGGAACACGAGGTTGCGACACTAAAAGACGCTAAGCTAGTAATAGACGACTACGAACAGTGTACACATTCTGGCGAGATTAATACTGGATGGCACACAGGAGAGTTGACAGATAGTGATATTGATGCTGAGATTGGAGAGATAGTCACAGGCGAAAAAACTGGACGAGAGGAGCACGACACAATCACGGTATTTGATTCAACGGGCTTGGCAATTCAAGATGTCGCAGCCGCACATGTTGTATATGAGGCAGCAGAAGAACAAGATACCGGAATGGAGTTTGAGTTGATTAATCCGGAGAGAACACAGGTATAA
- a CDS encoding helix-turn-helix transcriptional regulator produces MTESSQSESASKTLRRVNGDCCEETSLLTERKPDDSIVEEQLSVFKALSNSHRLRIVEALREGELCACELQTILDAPQSTVSSHLSELRDAGIVRTRQEGKWTYYRIADTASIQLLDLAAVLGKEK; encoded by the coding sequence ATGACTGAGTCATCACAATCAGAGTCAGCCAGCAAAACCTTACGCCGAGTTAACGGGGACTGTTGTGAAGAGACATCGCTGCTTACAGAGCGAAAACCTGACGACAGCATCGTAGAGGAACAATTATCTGTGTTTAAGGCACTATCCAATAGTCATCGGCTTCGAATAGTGGAGGCATTAAGGGAAGGGGAATTATGCGCCTGTGAGCTACAGACGATACTCGACGCACCGCAGTCAACAGTCTCCTCGCACCTCTCAGAACTACGAGATGCAGGGATCGTAAGGACCCGGCAAGAGGGAAAGTGGACATATTATCGAATTGCTGATACAGCTAGCATACAATTACTTGACCTTGCCGCTGTGCTCGGAAAAGAAAAGTAA
- a CDS encoding conditioned medium-induced protein 4 produces the protein MDKKTEELRDIFIDVADSDTVTESQEESRGSLVSEPEIEERLEELISEMRDRYGFNTELTDEELCFLLEAVYDGYTDDEVADELDISADTVLRARLDLHLVRESDTETEFNVEEFRRRATAEDVSDEALAIEFNLTSDEVSHYRQIVEAQDESRRANDRYRDEFASLLDDADISGSLTGHATEDGLDDATEGMETDVSF, from the coding sequence ATGGACAAAAAAACAGAGGAACTTCGTGATATTTTCATTGATGTTGCCGACTCAGACACGGTTACTGAGTCTCAGGAGGAATCTCGTGGCTCATTAGTCTCTGAGCCAGAAATCGAAGAGCGACTTGAGGAACTCATTTCGGAAATGCGCGACCGATATGGATTCAATACTGAGCTGACTGATGAAGAGTTGTGTTTCCTCCTTGAGGCCGTGTACGATGGATATACTGATGACGAAGTCGCAGACGAGCTTGACATCTCTGCTGACACAGTCCTTCGTGCCCGGCTTGATTTGCATCTCGTTCGAGAGTCAGATACTGAGACCGAGTTTAACGTTGAAGAATTCCGGCGTCGAGCAACCGCGGAAGATGTCTCAGATGAAGCATTAGCAATAGAATTTAATCTTACCTCTGACGAAGTCTCCCATTATCGACAAATTGTCGAAGCACAAGATGAGTCCCGGCGGGCAAACGATCGGTACCGAGATGAGTTTGCCTCACTCCTTGACGATGCTGATATTTCTGGCTCCTTGACCGGCCATGCAACAGAGGATGGACTCGATGATGCCACAGAAGGCATGGAAACTGATGTCTCGTTCTAG
- the pheA gene encoding prephenate dehydratase, with amino-acid sequence MTVVTLGPEGTYSHRAASAVSDDIVFRESVTSIVEAVGEGTYPRGVVPIENSIEGSVTESLDAMGEHDVAVLREIITPIRHALLAQSEEFDMVASHSQALAQCRTYLDENHPDVQLEAVASTARGVEDARSDSSIAAIGHPANAGENLSVLAEDIQDRTSNATRFFVLGPAADRERAGGKSTLIIYPNTDYPGLLLELLESFATRDINLTRIESRPSGERLGDYIFHVDIAAGLYEERTKQAIEEIEEIASAGWVKQLGSYDVEHVV; translated from the coding sequence ATGACAGTCGTTACACTTGGTCCAGAGGGGACTTACTCTCATCGTGCTGCTAGTGCTGTTTCAGATGATATTGTGTTCCGTGAATCTGTTACATCAATCGTTGAAGCAGTTGGTGAAGGAACCTATCCTCGTGGCGTTGTTCCAATCGAGAATAGCATTGAGGGCTCTGTAACAGAATCACTTGATGCAATGGGAGAACATGACGTCGCTGTCCTAAGAGAGATTATTACTCCTATTCGACATGCACTATTAGCTCAATCTGAGGAGTTTGATATGGTAGCGAGCCACTCACAGGCACTTGCTCAGTGTCGAACATATCTTGATGAAAATCATCCAGATGTTCAGTTGGAAGCAGTTGCTTCAACAGCACGGGGAGTAGAAGACGCTCGAAGCGACTCATCCATCGCAGCGATTGGCCATCCCGCGAATGCGGGTGAAAACTTGTCTGTTTTGGCTGAGGATATTCAGGACCGGACTTCAAATGCCACTCGATTTTTTGTTCTTGGTCCTGCAGCTGATCGGGAGCGAGCAGGTGGCAAGTCAACGTTGATTATTTATCCGAATACTGACTATCCTGGACTCCTCTTAGAGCTTCTAGAATCGTTTGCGACGCGAGATATCAACCTGACTCGCATAGAATCCCGACCAAGCGGCGAGCGGTTGGGTGATTATATTTTCCATGTAGACATTGCAGCTGGATTATACGAGGAGCGGACAAAGCAAGCGATTGAAGAAATCGAGGAAATTGCCAGTGCTGGTTGGGTCAAGCAACTTGGGTCCTATGATGTTGAACACGTAGTGTAA
- the leuS gene encoding leucine--tRNA ligase, which produces MAHGYDHGRVREYWQYAWERENVYELDEDATDPTYVLGMFPYTSGALHMGHVRNYAITDAYARYRRMQGDDVLHPMGWDAFGLPAENAAFERMTDPESWTRTCIDRMRDEMESMGLGYDWNKEITTCEPEYYRWNQWLFKRLYENDLVEYRAANVNWCPDCETTLADAQVDTDADTNVCWRCGTPVTQRELDQWFFKITEYADELAEGLDDLDGWQEGVRESQRNWIGRQEGTAITFDVPNFGSIEVFSTRVDTIYGATFVAVSPMHDLADKVAAESDTISEQLEQMQTSSRTDDVDAIETSYYARHPLTGEELPVYIASYVLEDVGTGAVMGVPAHNERDHRFALAQDLPIKQVIEPVDGSETNLPQEPYTKDGMVTNSEDYTGLASEAARNRILDYHDEVEPTTTYRLRDWLISRQRYWGTPIPIVHCPDCGHVPIPDEDLPVELPEFIQTTGNPLEENDSFVETTCPECGQQATRETDTMDTFVDSSWYYLRFLSPEYEDGPFDSDRASDWMPIDVYVGGEEHAVLHLLYIRFITKALADMGLLSVREPTEKLISVGTVLYNGEKMSETQGNVIAPHEYGPETTRLFVLSAAHPEQNFEWTAKDIGDAYDFQQMLYNLVVNFSERSEFRDNRMPHDDYLDRALDRAIISVSRNYGQFRFHQVSTELRELAQLLRRYRDYMTPNKDVYERGLQTIAKLVAPIAPHLGEELWNRLRGGGLVVNSDWPTSVRNIDQYDVERSLIQSTLADVREIIDVVNITDLESIDIAVAEDWKYEAHELARTSGRDEAIVGTILDADTITADRERLAEYASELEQSHPGLDRVLPPDREKKILSQAAWLLDDEFDVDISVDQATKNSDLSARANPGKPAIRIN; this is translated from the coding sequence ATGGCACACGGATATGACCACGGACGCGTTCGCGAGTATTGGCAGTACGCTTGGGAACGTGAGAATGTCTACGAACTTGATGAGGATGCCACTGATCCAACATATGTCTTGGGCATGTTTCCATACACTTCTGGTGCGTTACACATGGGGCATGTTCGAAATTACGCTATCACTGATGCATACGCTCGATATCGTCGAATGCAAGGAGACGACGTGCTTCATCCAATGGGTTGGGATGCGTTTGGTCTTCCAGCTGAGAACGCAGCATTTGAGCGCATGACTGATCCAGAGTCATGGACCCGAACGTGTATCGACCGGATGCGTGATGAAATGGAATCGATGGGACTTGGTTATGATTGGAATAAAGAAATCACTACCTGCGAGCCAGAATATTATCGATGGAACCAGTGGCTGTTCAAACGACTGTATGAAAACGATTTAGTTGAGTATCGAGCTGCAAACGTAAACTGGTGTCCGGACTGTGAAACAACGCTTGCTGACGCGCAAGTAGACACGGACGCCGATACCAACGTCTGCTGGCGTTGTGGAACTCCGGTTACTCAGCGTGAACTTGACCAATGGTTCTTTAAGATCACCGAGTATGCCGATGAATTAGCTGAAGGTTTGGACGATCTTGATGGCTGGCAGGAAGGTGTTAGGGAAAGTCAACGTAACTGGATTGGGAGACAAGAGGGAACCGCTATCACTTTTGATGTCCCTAACTTTGGTTCTATCGAGGTTTTCTCAACACGCGTTGATACGATCTATGGTGCCACATTTGTTGCTGTTTCTCCAATGCACGATCTCGCCGATAAAGTCGCAGCCGAGTCAGATACTATCTCGGAACAGCTTGAACAAATGCAGACCTCAAGCAGAACTGATGATGTTGATGCCATTGAAACTTCATACTATGCTCGACATCCTCTAACCGGTGAGGAACTCCCTGTCTATATTGCTTCATACGTCCTGGAAGATGTCGGTACTGGTGCTGTTATGGGCGTCCCAGCACACAATGAACGCGACCATCGTTTTGCTTTGGCACAAGACCTTCCGATCAAGCAAGTAATTGAGCCAGTCGATGGTAGTGAGACAAACTTACCACAGGAACCATACACGAAAGACGGGATGGTTACCAATAGTGAAGATTATACTGGACTTGCAAGTGAAGCGGCGAGAAATCGGATTCTCGACTATCACGACGAAGTCGAACCAACAACAACATATCGCCTCCGAGATTGGTTGATTTCTCGTCAGCGGTACTGGGGGACACCGATACCAATTGTTCATTGCCCAGATTGTGGCCATGTGCCAATCCCTGACGAGGATCTGCCTGTTGAGCTTCCTGAATTTATCCAAACGACTGGGAATCCTCTTGAGGAAAATGATTCATTTGTTGAAACGACATGTCCTGAATGTGGACAACAAGCTACCCGAGAGACGGATACGATGGATACGTTTGTCGATTCGTCGTGGTACTATCTTCGTTTCCTTTCTCCAGAATATGAGGATGGTCCGTTCGACTCAGACCGCGCCTCTGATTGGATGCCTATCGATGTGTATGTTGGCGGCGAAGAGCACGCGGTATTGCACTTATTGTATATCCGATTTATTACAAAAGCTCTTGCTGATATGGGACTTCTCTCTGTTCGCGAACCGACTGAGAAGCTGATCAGCGTTGGAACCGTACTATACAATGGTGAGAAAATGTCAGAAACTCAGGGGAACGTTATAGCTCCACATGAGTATGGACCTGAGACGACCCGTTTGTTTGTTTTGTCAGCTGCTCATCCGGAACAGAATTTTGAGTGGACAGCAAAAGATATCGGAGACGCATATGACTTCCAGCAGATGTTATATAATCTAGTTGTCAACTTCAGTGAACGTTCTGAATTTCGCGATAATCGGATGCCTCATGACGATTATCTTGACCGCGCTCTTGACCGAGCTATTATCTCTGTTAGCAGAAATTATGGTCAGTTCCGATTTCATCAAGTTTCGACTGAGCTACGTGAACTTGCGCAACTATTGAGACGTTATCGTGACTATATGACTCCAAATAAGGATGTATATGAACGTGGTTTACAAACAATTGCAAAACTTGTTGCCCCCATTGCTCCACACTTGGGAGAAGAACTCTGGAATCGCCTCCGTGGTGGCGGATTAGTTGTCAACTCTGATTGGCCTACTTCGGTTCGTAATATTGATCAATACGATGTAGAACGATCATTGATTCAGTCAACTCTCGCTGATGTCCGAGAAATCATTGATGTTGTTAATATCACAGATCTTGAGTCAATCGACATTGCCGTAGCAGAGGACTGGAAGTATGAAGCTCATGAATTGGCGCGAACTTCAGGTCGAGATGAAGCAATTGTCGGCACAATTCTTGATGCCGACACCATCACAGCGGATAGAGAACGCCTTGCTGAATATGCTTCAGAGCTAGAACAATCACATCCTGGATTAGACCGCGTTCTTCCACCAGATCGTGAAAAGAAAATTCTGTCACAGGCCGCTTGGTTGTTGGATGACGAATTTGATGTCGATATTTCTGTTGATCAAGCAACTAAGAACTCTGATCTTTCAGCCCGAGCAAATCCCGGAAAACCAGCTATCCGGATTAATTAG
- the leuS gene encoding leucine--tRNA ligase, with protein sequence MSYEPAKIEERWRQRWAEDGKYEADPEDGDDATFITVPYPYPSGGMHIGHARTYTVPDVYARYRRLQGDNVLFPMGWHVTGTPIIGAVDRLKKGEEEQLSVLRDTYNVPESEIKDLETPMGYARYFIENHYKSGMQQLGISVDWRREFTTEDDRYEKFITWQYETLKDRGLLEKGFHPVNYCTNEEQPVTTHDLLEGENAEFQEYTLIKFSDEDEVYPMATLRPETVRGVTNAYVDPDATYVRATVDGETWIVAEPAAKKLKLQERNVEVQEQIGGKDLVGREVTNPVTGDSLLILPANFVDVDDGTGVVMSVPAHSPDDYMALQDAKDRADSLSQYGIDPEEVRAIEPIPILTIEGYSEIPARDAVEEHGVETQDDPALEEATKELYNREFHKGVLNEEYGEFGGEIIEDVRDNIKAHYQSRGEFDSLYDFAEEVICRCGGEVEVAKQETWFLRYNDEAWERKVRRVIDQLDTLPENTRDQYYHTVDWLEQWPCIRNYGLGTPLPWDSDFIIEPLSDSTIYMSYYTIAHRLQDIPVEELDRDFFDTLFYGADAVDDPHQDALELRDEWEHWYPVDYRCSGEDLISNHLTFFLYHHAELFDESKWPNGITIMGMGLLEGKAMSSSSGHVVLPGEAINRYGADTVRFFLLNSSEPWQDFDWRHDAVSSTRQQLDRFWNRAVEIIELPDGSEDDLQDIDRWLLTKLNETVQATSDALESFETRTASQEAFYRFEEYLRWYRRRTNTDRSGARYTLKKVLETRLRLLVPFIPYMVNELHERLTGTPAEDAMWPSIQYDAEPEIITGEWLIERLVDDISDILDVTGEDPDTIHIYTAADWKHDVFDQIVETGPDQGAVMSQVMQDESLRERGNEVNKLVNELIDFVRGQEDSRLTTLTAIDETSIYDQAVEFFQTEFDADVEIHKEDQDPVDPENKATQAVPCRPALYVE encoded by the coding sequence ATGAGCTACGAGCCCGCAAAAATTGAAGAGCGCTGGAGACAGCGATGGGCAGAAGATGGTAAGTATGAGGCTGACCCGGAAGACGGCGACGATGCCACCTTCATTACTGTTCCATATCCATATCCAAGTGGGGGGATGCATATCGGACATGCAAGAACATATACTGTTCCTGATGTATACGCTCGATACCGGCGATTACAGGGAGACAACGTTTTGTTTCCAATGGGATGGCACGTTACTGGCACTCCAATCATTGGAGCTGTCGACCGGCTAAAAAAAGGAGAAGAAGAGCAACTATCCGTTCTTCGTGACACGTACAATGTGCCTGAATCCGAGATCAAAGACCTTGAAACTCCGATGGGATATGCTCGATATTTCATCGAGAATCACTACAAGTCAGGCATGCAGCAACTCGGCATCTCTGTCGACTGGCGTCGGGAGTTCACAACAGAGGATGACCGATATGAAAAGTTCATCACGTGGCAGTATGAAACGCTGAAAGATCGAGGGCTGCTTGAGAAGGGGTTCCATCCGGTTAATTACTGTACGAATGAGGAACAACCAGTCACAACCCATGACCTGTTAGAGGGTGAAAATGCTGAGTTTCAGGAATACACACTCATTAAATTCAGTGATGAAGACGAGGTTTATCCGATGGCGACGCTCCGACCAGAAACAGTCCGCGGAGTAACTAATGCATACGTTGATCCTGACGCAACATACGTACGCGCAACAGTTGATGGAGAGACATGGATTGTTGCTGAACCAGCCGCTAAAAAGCTAAAACTACAGGAACGGAACGTTGAGGTTCAAGAGCAGATTGGAGGCAAAGACCTGGTCGGTCGGGAAGTGACAAACCCTGTAACCGGGGACTCGTTACTTATTCTTCCAGCAAATTTCGTTGACGTTGATGACGGAACTGGTGTTGTCATGTCAGTTCCAGCTCACTCCCCGGACGACTACATGGCACTTCAGGATGCAAAAGACCGAGCTGATTCGCTTTCTCAGTACGGTATTGATCCAGAAGAAGTGCGGGCCATTGAACCGATCCCAATCCTCACAATCGAAGGATACAGTGAGATTCCGGCTCGTGATGCCGTCGAAGAGCACGGCGTTGAAACACAAGATGATCCAGCGTTAGAAGAAGCGACAAAGGAACTGTATAACCGTGAATTCCACAAGGGAGTGCTTAACGAAGAATATGGCGAATTTGGTGGCGAGATTATTGAGGATGTTCGAGACAATATTAAAGCACACTACCAATCACGTGGGGAATTTGACTCCCTATACGATTTTGCTGAGGAAGTTATCTGCCGATGCGGAGGTGAAGTTGAAGTTGCTAAACAAGAAACATGGTTCCTCCGGTACAATGATGAAGCATGGGAACGCAAAGTCCGGAGAGTAATTGACCAACTTGACACTCTTCCTGAAAACACCCGCGACCAGTATTACCATACTGTTGATTGGCTTGAACAGTGGCCGTGCATTCGAAACTATGGCCTTGGAACCCCGCTCCCGTGGGATTCAGACTTCATCATTGAACCGTTGAGCGACTCGACAATCTACATGTCCTATTACACAATTGCTCATCGACTACAGGACATCCCTGTTGAAGAACTGGATCGTGATTTCTTTGACACCTTATTCTATGGTGCGGATGCAGTAGATGATCCACACCAAGATGCGCTTGAACTCCGCGATGAATGGGAACACTGGTACCCAGTCGACTATCGATGTTCTGGTGAAGATCTGATTAGTAACCACCTGACATTCTTCTTGTATCATCACGCAGAACTCTTTGATGAGTCAAAATGGCCGAATGGGATTACCATAATGGGTATGGGATTACTTGAGGGTAAAGCAATGTCTTCCTCAAGTGGTCATGTTGTGCTACCTGGTGAGGCAATTAATCGCTATGGAGCAGACACTGTCCGATTCTTCCTTTTGAATAGTTCCGAGCCGTGGCAGGACTTTGACTGGCGACATGATGCTGTCTCATCAACCCGACAGCAACTTGATCGATTCTGGAACCGCGCAGTTGAGATTATTGAACTCCCAGATGGCAGTGAAGACGATTTACAGGATATTGATCGATGGTTACTGACAAAACTCAATGAAACTGTACAAGCAACATCTGACGCTCTCGAGTCTTTCGAGACTCGAACAGCAAGTCAGGAAGCGTTCTATCGGTTTGAAGAATATCTTCGATGGTATCGCCGCCGTACAAATACCGATCGTTCTGGCGCTCGATATACACTGAAGAAAGTGCTTGAAACTCGGCTCCGTCTGTTAGTGCCATTTATCCCTTATATGGTAAATGAGCTACATGAGCGTCTCACTGGTACTCCTGCAGAAGATGCCATGTGGCCATCAATTCAGTATGATGCTGAACCAGAAATTATTACTGGCGAGTGGCTTATTGAGCGACTTGTTGATGACATCTCCGATATCCTCGACGTAACTGGAGAAGATCCCGATACAATACATATCTACACTGCTGCAGACTGGAAACACGATGTATTTGATCAGATTGTTGAGACTGGTCCAGATCAGGGGGCAGTGATGAGTCAAGTAATGCAGGACGAATCACTTCGAGAGCGCGGAAATGAAGTCAATAAGCTAGTCAATGAACTTATTGACTTTGTTCGTGGCCAAGAAGACAGCCGACTTACCACACTCACTGCGATCGACGAAACGAGCATCTACGATCAAGCGGTTGAGTTCTTCCAGACTGAGTTCGATGCAGACGTTGAGATTCACAAAGAGGATCAAGATCCAGTTGATCCAGAAAATAAAGCAACTCAAGCGGTACCTTGTCGGCCAGCGCTGTACGTCGAGTGA